The Bombus vancouverensis nearcticus chromosome 7, iyBomVanc1_principal, whole genome shotgun sequence region TACCTATTCATATTGCGATTGGGATTATGAAAAATCTGCAAGTATATCAGCACACGATGTCCTCCTTGAATTATCTCAAACACTAAACTCTGTGATAGAAGGCAAAAATGCTATGACACCAGAAGAGATCTTGCACAATATCTCGTATAAGGTGGCCCAAGGAATTGGTTTGAAAGGAGGACTTTATGAGTACGTTTACCATAATTCCTCTTTTTTACCAAGCAAACGATCGTTCTTAAACGACAAGAATTCGTGTCTATTAAGTAGCAATAAAAATTCGTCGTCGAAAATCAATCCAGTAAACTCAAAACTTTACGATAATACACGACACCTTTATCTGCACAATCCATGGTACACTTGCTTATGCACTTGTGAACATACTCACAGATTTTTGTCGTCTTCTAAAAATGACAAACAAACCAAGACGCACGATGAATcagaaaacaaagaaaatcCACCTGTTATACTTTTCATGGATAATCATTGTCAAAGAACAAATTCAGAATTAACACTGCAGAACAATAAAAACACATTTGAGTCGCACGTTTGCAAATGCTTAAATCGTTCAATTGCTCTCGATAAAAAAACGAAAAACATATACTTGAACCGTTGTATTAGAAGTGATACGAAAGAGGCGATCAATATTAATGAAGAAAACAAACAGGACAGGGATAAAGTTATTTCTAACGAACCAGAATACTCTATGGTAAGTCTATGTGAAATACTTCTGAGCTATAAATTTAACGCATATTGTATAATCTTTTAACCGACTTCTTTACTCGATGCACAAATCGTTACAAATAGATCTAACTCTTTAGAGATAAAAGCAATTACTGCCATATAATAGATTCATTACCTGATTCACCTGTAATGTATATTCCTTTTTGCACATAATAACGTTAGGAGCAAATAACAGTATTCACAATGTCAATGTAACCAACGTATCAAGACTGATGTTTCAGCAGTTGGAGTGCAGTGACGGTGATTCATTCAACAAAGGTAGAATCTTCTCATCCAACAGAAATAATTGGGATTATCGTGTGCGAGGATTTGCCGAAGACTTAGATTTCACGCTCGACGTTTCACGAGCGGAACGCTTAGGTCGTGTAATTGCAAAAGCAAAACGAAAACGACAATGGTGCAGAGCTCTGACCGCCTTCTTCGGACTAGTCTTCTTTGTTTTAAGTGTCGTCATTGTTTCCTTATCAGTAACAAAAGGACGTAAAGTATTTGGAAGCATGTAATTCGATTTATAAATCATAACAACTTAATCAGAGTACTTTCGTAACTCTAGTAAAAATACTGACTGACACTTGCTTTATATGCTTTTAGTACCTTATATTGTTAAGCTAAAATAATAGGATCTAAATCCTGTTAGCAATATATGGCTGTGACCATGTTTTCTTATGTATGAATATTAATATGCAATGTATATCCAGATAAAGTAATATTAAGTAATATAACTAAGATAAACTATAAGACATGAAAATtatatgattaaaaatttagttaaatgaataaagaaaattaaatttataagagCTTAGCTGATTTTTCCTTAATAGCATGATTATctgcattttttaaattcatttttacttaaaaataaaattgttaaagaTATATTAGGTATTTTAATGAAGGAAACATTGGCTTGGATATAGAACATTATTTTAATTGTTGAAGTCAATCATTGCGCATGTTTTCACGGACGTGAGTATACAGTATACGTATAACACAACTACCGTTaaataaaattcgataatttgaaatatagtaaaaaataatacataCCAAATTTAagttttgataaaaatattattcttttatgcataaaaataatagaataaattgttatgaacttaaatatttaatacttaATCGTATGATATAAAGGTTATATCCCCctgtatattttcagattatCTCAATTATTTACTTGCTCGATTATTTTGagtaatagaaagaaaaatacatttgttTGACTTAAGGTacgaattcaatttttatttacattaatGATGTGAAAGTAGCtggaaaaaaaattataatttttaagttAATCAGTAGTTTAGTATATAATAACCTGCATTGTTCCAGATTTCATTCTAAATTGGCTTAAAATGGTATGTATACCATGTGTAGCTATACCAATATTACTCATTATATGGAGATTCTTGATACAGCCATTATTTATAAAATGGTGGCAGTTCAGAAACAAACAAATAGAATTAACAAATAATGAACAACCCCCGCAACTTGTAAAGGAATGTAAAAATGGAGTTTGTACATTATCATGGACAAAAAATCAAGACGAAAATTCCATGAAAAAGCATTGAAATGAAACTTGTCTATAAACACAATTATTCCgaatataatttattgtataatattaaactTTATATTTGTTTACAACTTTTTAAATAACCATAAGTATATTATGCATATACATAGTATACATCTTGTGCaaagtatttattatatttaggaTGTTCATGTTATTACGCCAAATTCATGGGAGATTTAAAAAGTTTGTTCAAATTATCGTGTTACCtatataaaagataataaaattttatcctCTTCTGCTTTTCTCGCAAATCTATTACTAATAATAATTACTGATACTAATACTAGAAACAAATAGCTCGTCATCTTGTATATCAATAACATATAGTTAtatgaaaatgtaattttactTTGTATTCCAACACAGTTATTTATGTATTCTTATGTtgtattttcaagaaaattgaagTTTTGTAAGATAATGAAAAAGGGTATTACATTTATTAGTTTAAAATACATTATACATCACTTAACAATacttaaatattcataaaagtttAATGTACATTCCGAAGTTCCACTTCAAACATAAGTGTACTATTACCAGGAATAACAGGTGGCGAGCCTTTTGCTCCATACCTATAACAAACATGTAAAAcgtaatatgaataatatatttaaatttagttCACACATAAATGAATGATACATACGCCATAGCTGGAGGTATTGTGATCTGTCGTTTTCCTCCTACTTTCATTCCCTGAATACCAACATCCCATCCTTTAATTACTTCACCTTTCCCAAGCCTGAATTTAAAACCATCTCCTTGTGTTGTTGCATCaaatttctttccattttttaaacGACCCACATAATATACAGAAACCAATTTTCCACTTTTGGCAAGAACACCATTACCGACTTTCAATTCTTTTATTTGCACTCCACCTTCTACTACCCTTGTTTTCTGATCACTTTGggtatttatttcattttgttgctgttcccttttatcttttttttgctTTGCCTCTTTTCCATttagtattttctttttttgttgttgttgtttatttcttttatctttctgTTGAGGCTTtactttctcttcctcttcctctttatcttcttcttcaCCCTCCTCATCCtcatcttcatcttcatcttcatTTAATAGTGATTCTTCATCTCCTTCTTCAGAATCATCAGAATCATTTTCTTCATTCATGCCATCTAGTTCTATATCCTCATCAGAAGATTCTGCTTCAATTTCTTGTTTAAGACGCTTagtatttttttcattctttaagGTATCTATAGCTTTTCTTTTTGATTGTTTGTCAACCAACTGTGGTacctgttcttcttcttcttcttcttcgccttCTACGTCCTCTAGATCATCCAAGTCCAAATCTTCATCAGGTATTAAATAACCAGTTAAATGTACATGACCATGGCCATGACATATAAATGCTATTGTACTTCCCTCATGAAAATTTAAATCAAGTGGTACTTGCCACGTTGAGCTCTTTCTTAAATTGCATAACAAATAACTAGTACCTTCATAGTATAACATCACTTGTACCACACCGTCatctataataaataaagtataaaatgacatactattattatttagaaatataacaaatttcaatttttcaattacttATTTAAGATTTGAATAACATGCTagattattattcaaattttaaaacgattatttataaatttaaatttagcaTAAGacgaatttattaatattaccgGCTTTTTGAAGATTTAAACTAGCCATTGATACATGGAATGATTTTTCAACGGTCTGTGTATATCGTTTATTTGGTTCCAGTATTaaacctaaaaaaaaaaaaattataaaattattattaatatttatacaaattcctTTTCGTAAAATATTGTTTTCATAAGGAGCAACCGTTTTTCGAAACCACATGGCGACACCATTTTAAAACACTTTATACCGGTAAATTTTGGAAAACCATCAGATAATTCTTAACCATGATTATACTTACCCCAAAACATTTTGTCTGTGTAACTTTTGACTCTTATTCCagtaaaatgaaatatcaattataaaaactttctattttttacattcaaatacAGATACCAAGTGCCCTTTACGACCTCGCGCCAACTACTAATGAACAACTAAAAGACTTCATACAGCGCCATTACCTACAAATCAATTTCTGTCACGaactaattttttttatagattCAACACCATATTTTAATAACAGCGATTAAAACTTGATGGATTTTAGAACATTTTCTTATCCTTGAAATTCTTAACTTAATAAATAACAATTCTTACTGATAATATCACGTTTTcactaaaatatttttacttaatTTTTGTACTTAAAGTAATATTTCGTAATTTCATTACGATCATGTTACAGGCGGTACGACATAAAGTTTAGCAACGATTTACAGTTTACATTCATAGAATCATATGCATTTTTGGCATGGCCTTAAAGAGTGGTCGATAGCACAtctatatcatatatatttttaagtgTAAAATGTTTGACCACGGTCAGGTGTGTTTGACTATTATTGACAAGACATAGATagagtataatttataatatctttAGACTGCTTGAAAAATTTATGTTGTGAATTAGCAAAATGATGATGGATTATTTTGTTACAAATAATTCTTTGGCACCTGCGCCAATGGGAATTCAGAGTACTGCTGGTGCCGTACCTGTAAAAAATGATAAAGGTTagtaattaaatattgtaattaatatttaactaACTATAATAATTATCTTCCTCTTTCGTCTAAAAATAGTAACAATAATATAAAGATAAATAGTAACAACAGTTGTTTCTGTGAATTATGTCTTAAGCGTTACAATACctaaaaaattttgtttgaatTTATAGGTGAACTTTCTATGAAAAAAGTAAAGGTACATCGTTATGTCTCTGGTAAACGACCTGATTATGCACCAGCTGCTAGCTCAGAAGAAGAGTCCGAAGAAGAAGATTTCTTAGAAAGGCGTGTACATAAAAGTTATgaggaaaatgaaatttctatagATACCCCTACACATTCGCAAGTGAAAATATGTGATGAAGATGATCCACGTATAAGAAGATTGACGCGTTTAGAAAAGCAGAAGGAATCTAATACAGAAATTCGTGCAGAGAGACATAGACACATACATGAACCAGAATTAATTGAAGTTGAGCCTGAAAGAACTCGGGAAAGGATAAAGTTAGAAAGTTCAGATTCGTCAGAAGATGAAGAATTATCAGATTCTGAAATTGAGAGAAGACGCGAAGCATTAAAACAACGGGTTTTATCAaaaaaagagaatgaagaagaaTTAATTCATGGAGAAGAAGATGAGAGGTCAGGTGATACCTCAGAGGAAAGTTCCGAATATGAAGAATATACAGATTCAGAGGAAGAAACTGGACCAAGATTGAAGCCAGTTTTTGTACGTAAGAAAGACAGAATTACGgtaatggaaaaagaaaaagaagcaatGAAACAAAAACAAGCGGAAATTGAAGCTAAAAAGTTAGCAGAAGAACGGAAACGACAAACATTACGGGTAAATCTAATTATATGACTAGTAAATAAATCAATAACTAATAGTGATTATCTcctttattctatttattacaTAGATGGTAGAAGAAGCAATAAGAAAAGAAGCACAAGTAGGTAAAACCACCAGTGAGCATGAAGGAAAACTTGAAGATGTTTGTACAGATGATGAGAATGATGAAGTTGAGTATGAAGCTTGGAAATTGCGagaattaaaaagaattaaACGTGATCGTGAAGAAAGAGAACAGTATGTATCGTTATTACAATAACAATTATTTgatacatataaaaatttttataatattttttaaaacatttctTATAGACTTGAAAAAGAACGACTTGAAGTTGAACGAATACGTAACATGACAGAAGAAGAGCGGAGACAAGAAGCGCGCTTAAATCCAAAAGTCATTACAAATAAAGCAGCCAAAGGAAAATATAAGTTTCTACAAAAATATTATCATCGTGGAGCTTTCTACTTAGATAAAGAGGATAATATATTCAAGCGAGATTTCTCTGGTGCAACTTTGGAGGATCATTTTGATAAAACGATTTTACCCAAAGTTATGCAAGTGAAAAACTTTGGACGCAGTGGTAGAACTAAATATACTCATCTAGTTGATCAAGATACTACTCAATTTGATTCACCATGGATCTCAGAAACAgcacaaaatttaaaattccacAATAATCAAGCTGCTGGAATGAAGCAAGTATTCGAACGACCatcattaaaaaaaagaaaaaatgaaaattaatcagGATACattaagaattttatattatattagaatTAGTAACATATtgtaaaattgttttatttaaatcaaatttttttttattaattgggGCTTTTGAATACCTTAAATATGTAACAATGTATAAATACAACTCTTAGTATATCTTATAATCTTGATTTACTTTTTTACATATCAAGGTTTTTAAAGCATGTTATTTAAACTTATTTGTACTcatgaaaatgttttatttttccaaCAATAATTACTTTTGAAGGTACCATGATAATATTCGTATCATCAATAACAGTTAATTTCctgagaaaaatattatataattgttaaataattcTAACAAAGATGAAGTATTAGTTATTACTAATAATACTCAGGAATTGGCTCTTTTAGAATATATTTGCTAATTTGACTATATTCACTATGTTATACTTgtctacataaaaaatatacattatcACAAATAATAATAGTTACCTATGGCAAAATATGTTTAGATCGTTAAGTTATTTTTACAAATGTGATTTTTTATGTATAATGCATAggatttttattacaattcaAATATATTGACCAGGGTTTAATATCTGCAACTTTCATAAATATAGTTTAAAACTAAGAAAtctaaaataatacgttaaatATCCATTTAATGTCATATTGATCAATAAACATTTAAAATAACTTCTAAAATGGTTAAACATTCTGTTACCAAGTATTGCATCACCAAGAAATTCTAATCTCTAATAACATTCAGTAATATTATTCAGTGTATATGAAGGATGTGTAAAGGCCTAAAACATTTAAgtcatttattttaaatttatgtttttcaaTTAGGCTAATGTGCGATTTAGTTTTGAGCATTGAAATACAAATCTCTGCATTTAATAAAACACATTTTGAACTTGGCTATGTACCTACTGTTGGTAGTTGGTAGCTGGTAATTGGTAGTTAGTAGAGGTTAGTACCAGGTATCTACCAGTTAGTACTTACATTTGTCAGTAAACTAAAAAACTGGCAAACAAGACATTGTATTTGACAGATTCGTAAACAAATCAAGTGATTgactttgatataaaatatgtaaaattatattctgCCATAAATTTgtaacgaataataaattataaaagatatgTGACTGAAATTAAAGTGCACTAACCTAACAGGtattaattctgtaataatatttgaaaaatattaaagatgactaaagttatataattttgtaaaattttacaCGATATTCTCAATTTGTTTATTACAGGCCTTTTAAATTAGCGAATTTACTTAtaaataacgttttaaagtgATATTgcttgtatattatataaactCAAACTTCAACTTCAAACTTCAACTTCAGTTATGGCAGCAATAAGACATACATTACAAAGGGAAGTGTTTACACCTAGTGATGAAAAATTATTAAGCGTATGTTATGTCAGTAAAGcatatagaaaaaagaaaatgagcTTTTTGTGCTTAACTACAACTACAGATTCACCTTCATCTTTACTTTTATACCAAGTAAAAAAGAAtgataaaaatgtatttaagAAGAAACAATCATGGCCTTTAAGCGATATTCAAATTGTGGATGGCGTTAAAAATGATTCTATGGATATAGAATTGCACATTGATAAAGTATATAAGTGGTCAGTGACAACAGCACAAGAACGAAGGACATTTATAAGTAATTTATATACTTATTCTTGCAATTTAGCCCAAAGGccacaatttaaaaatattccaaaggAATTACTTATAGATCCCAGTTCATTAAAGGAAAGTGATAGTATTACTTTCACACCAGGTAAACATTATAGTTTGCTTGTAATTagcttattatttatttatattttaaataatatctgtTTACATATATATGATTATTTGATATTACTAAGTTTATATGAATTTAGAGTTTAAATAGATATGTAATGTATAATATAGACAAAATAATTTCAGTTATCctaacattaaaatatttttagagCTGTTAACATCTCCTATTTCATCTGATTATCAGCCTATTACTGAAAAAGAAGCTGCTGATTTAAAACAATTAATGGAGGATTGTGAATATGCAGTCTCTAATGCGGAACTTTTTATGGAAACCCTTTCTAAGGATCTTTCAATTCTTGATGGGGTAAAATTATAGTTTTAGTGAATTATAATTCTTATTAAGAGAAATCTCAATTCAGAGggaatttactttttattaatacAGGAAAATGTACAATCAGTTTTGGCATCAGAAGCCTGTGTAACTCAATTAATGAATAGTATAGAAGCAGCAATAACTGAAGCTTCTATTGTCGAATCTCGTCTTGCAGCCTATGATGAGGCCCTTGGTAGAATTAGGGAAGTTATGGCACGTGTAGGTCAAAAAAATCAGGCGATTCATACAGCTAATAATAATGCACGGCTCCTCTTAGATCAATTGAATACAGTAATAGTAagtaatttttactttattacattttacaactttttttatttgtataaaatttttattctgtaattattttaatcccaattctgtaataataaaataattttaatcctGTAAGTCACAATTAGATATTTCTCCAACTCACCAACGTGTTTTGAGTGAAGCTGAGCTTccaggagaaaaagaagaacttaGCCAAGCAGGCGCTGCTCTATTAAAAGCAATAACAGCTCCTTTACCACCCGGACTTGATAAATTAAGTGCAGTAACAGAACAAAAAAGACGACTTGATAAACTTAGAGTAAAATTTTCTGTAATTGTTGCTAGACATTTAAATAATCTCTTCATACATTTGGTATGTGTGCCTATGAAAgtaatacaaaattaaaatatcattgATATTGAAGTATAATATCGTTATAGGGCAATGATGTTGGAGATATGTCTACATCAATGACAGATTTAATTCTTCCAACACATCAAGCAGTTCATCATGAACTTGAACCATATACAGAGCTAATGCAATTATTAAGAGCATTAGATAATAAGGCTTTTATACAGTTAACTAAAGTATATACAGATACAATGAGTAAACTATATAAAAGGGATTTAAAGCGATTTTTTGAGGAAGCAAAAAATAAACTAATTTGTAAACGCCTTCAAGGTATATATGTTacactttttttcttcattgttaataataataaattttcattttttacaagAATGTACATTTTTAAGCAAATACATCAAAGTCTAGTGGCCAAAAAGTAGAAGATTTACTGAATCCTGCACCTATTTGCTTATTAAGTGGTGAAACATGGGCACCAGTAGGGGAAGGAAATCTTTTAGACTCGGTACTTGATTGTCTGCTTTCTCAAATGCAACCGGTCTGTCTCGCAGAACAAGCATTCTGC contains the following coding sequences:
- the LOC117155853 gene encoding uncharacterized protein LOC117155853 isoform X3, which codes for MLERGKFCSSAAIATALAVSGGNQTSSDSETTKLSLYAANERFTCNPDNLYAVPRIGLHEIEWIEADSLEADVSRFVAGSSTVTTTTTRNNLKKCCRTSTSSGYSSHSPPLSAGSYSCYTSAVSGQSLFRGIPLTMKDQFSGGLAVIHESESIPRPIWPTAFPNPRELYQSEENPEYDTLYTCYGCSCAYTYSYCDWDYEKSASISAHDVLLELSQTLNSVIEGKNAMTPEEILHNISYKVAQGIGLKGGLYEYVYHNSSFLPSKRSFLNDKNSCLLSSNKNSSSKINPVNSKLYDNTRHLYLHNPWYTCLCTCEHTHRFLSSSKNDKQTKTHDESENKENPPVILFMDNHCQRTNSELTLQNNKNTFESHVCKCLNRSIALDKKTKNIYLNRCIRSDTKEAININEENKQDRDKVISNEPEYSMTDVSAVGVQ
- the Fkbp39 gene encoding FK506-binding protein 39kD, giving the protein MFWGLILEPNKRYTQTVEKSFHVSMASLNLQKADDGVVQVMLYYEGTSYLLCNLRKSSTWQVPLDLNFHEGSTIAFICHGHGHVHLTGYLIPDEDLDLDDLEDVEGEEEEEEEQVPQLVDKQSKRKAIDTLKNEKNTKRLKQEIEAESSDEDIELDGMNEENDSDDSEEGDEESLLNEDEDEDEDEEGEEEDKEEEEEKVKPQQKDKRNKQQQQKKKILNGKEAKQKKDKREQQQNEINTQSDQKTRVVEGGVQIKELKVGNGVLAKSGKLVSVYYVGRLKNGKKFDATTQGDGFKFRLGKGEVIKGWDVGIQGMKVGGKRQITIPPAMAYGAKGSPPVIPGNSTLMFEVELRNVH
- the Mfap1 gene encoding microfibril-associated protein 1, whose protein sequence is MMMDYFVTNNSLAPAPMGIQSTAGAVPVKNDKGELSMKKVKVHRYVSGKRPDYAPAASSEEESEEEDFLERRVHKSYEENEISIDTPTHSQVKICDEDDPRIRRLTRLEKQKESNTEIRAERHRHIHEPELIEVEPERTRERIKLESSDSSEDEELSDSEIERRREALKQRVLSKKENEEELIHGEEDERSGDTSEESSEYEEYTDSEEETGPRLKPVFVRKKDRITVMEKEKEAMKQKQAEIEAKKLAEERKRQTLRMVEEAIRKEAQVGKTTSEHEGKLEDVCTDDENDEVEYEAWKLRELKRIKRDREEREQLEKERLEVERIRNMTEEERRQEARLNPKVITNKAAKGKYKFLQKYYHRGAFYLDKEDNIFKRDFSGATLEDHFDKTILPKVMQVKNFGRSGRTKYTHLVDQDTTQFDSPWISETAQNLKFHNNQAAGMKQVFERPSLKKRKNEN
- the LOC117155853 gene encoding uncharacterized protein LOC117155853 isoform X2, which translates into the protein MLERGKFCSSAAIATALAVSGGNQTSSDSETTKLSLYAANERFTCNPDNLYAVPRIGLHEIEWIEADSLEADVSRFVAGSSTVTTTTTRNNLKKCCRTSTSSGYSSHSPPLSAGSYSCYTSAVSGQSLFRGIPLTMKDQFSGGLAVIHESESIPRPIWPTAFPNPRELYQSEENPEYDTLYTCYGCSCAYTYSYCDWDYEKSASISAHDVLLELSQTLNSVIEGKNAMTPEEILHNISYKVAQGIGLKGGLYEYVYHNSSFLPSKRSFLNDKNSCLLSSNKNSSSKINPVNSKLYDNTRHLYLHNPWYTCLCTCEHTHRFLSSSKNDKQTKTHDESENKENPPVILFMDNHCQRTNSELTLQNNKNTFESHVCKCLNRSIALDKKTKNIYLNRCIRSDTKEAININEENKQDRDKVISNEPEYSMLECSDGDSFNKGRIFSSNRNNWDYRVRGFAEDLDFTLDVSRAERLGRVIAKAKRKRQWCRALTAFFGLVFFVLSVVIVSLSVTKGRKVFGSM
- the Sec3 gene encoding exocyst complex component Sec3, giving the protein MAAIRHTLQREVFTPSDEKLLSVCYVSKAYRKKKMSFLCLTTTTDSPSSLLLYQVKKNDKNVFKKKQSWPLSDIQIVDGVKNDSMDIELHIDKVYKWSVTTAQERRTFISNLYTYSCNLAQRPQFKNIPKELLIDPSSLKESDSITFTPELLTSPISSDYQPITEKEAADLKQLMEDCEYAVSNAELFMETLSKDLSILDGENVQSVLASEACVTQLMNSIEAAITEASIVESRLAAYDEALGRIREVMARVGQKNQAIHTANNNARLLLDQLNTVISQLDISPTHQRVLSEAELPGEKEELSQAGAALLKAITAPLPPGLDKLSAVTEQKRRLDKLRVKFSVIVARHLNNLFIHLGNDVGDMSTSMTDLILPTHQAVHHELEPYTELMQLLRALDNKAFIQLTKVYTDTMSKLYKRDLKRFFEEAKNKLICKRLQANTSKSSGQKVEDLLNPAPICLLSGETWAPVGEGNLLDSVLDCLLSQMQPVCLAEQAFCISFLQLDSVLSPSKSSEMEETDNVSNGAASPGSVTSTASKKLERQVNEEVRATMAAIFPSLETELNNFIAFLDKIDSFWCMYVLVRLSQHVMSAQDTGSFLSMTFASALIQVKRAFDKFMQTQLQSILCDTKVNRRNKCGILPYVENFGPFARTAEKIFKNSDRKVDLEKWYTKLVSTMFEAIVIHSREHHKTPQEVIKMENFHHLYDLLSQLKIPIFDHERKEAKQKYQDALRAYVTQYFGRPLEKLNLFFEGVQAKVGAGVKESEVSYQMAFSKQELRRVVKEYPAREVKKGLENLYRKVEKHLCEEENLLQVVWREMQGEFIAQYIYIEELIQRCYPDSMVTLEFTIQDILEFFSEIARSH
- the LOC117155853 gene encoding uncharacterized protein LOC117155853 isoform X1, giving the protein MLERGKFCSSAAIATALAVSGGNQTSSDSETTKLSLYAANERFTCNPDNLYAVPRIGLHEIEWIEADSLEADVSRFVAGSSTVTTTTTRNNLKKCCRTSTSSGYSSHSPPLSAGSYSCYTSAVSGQSLFRGIPLTMKDQFSGGLAVIHESESIPRPIWPTAFPNPRELYQSEENPEYDTLYTCYGCSCAYTYSYCDWDYEKSASISAHDVLLELSQTLNSVIEGKNAMTPEEILHNISYKVAQGIGLKGGLYEYVYHNSSFLPSKRSFLNDKNSCLLSSNKNSSSKINPVNSKLYDNTRHLYLHNPWYTCLCTCEHTHRFLSSSKNDKQTKTHDESENKENPPVILFMDNHCQRTNSELTLQNNKNTFESHVCKCLNRSIALDKKTKNIYLNRCIRSDTKEAININEENKQDRDKVISNEPEYSMQLECSDGDSFNKGRIFSSNRNNWDYRVRGFAEDLDFTLDVSRAERLGRVIAKAKRKRQWCRALTAFFGLVFFVLSVVIVSLSVTKGRKVFGSM